In the Candidatus Dependentiae bacterium genome, GTGATTGCAACCACGCAACACTTGGCCTCAGCGTGCGTGCCTGCGTGTCAAAATCAACATGATACAAACCAAAGCGTGGGGTAAAGCCATCGTTCCATTCAAAGTTATCCATGAGCGACCAATAAAACCAACCGCGTACATCGTACCCATCTTCAAGCGCTTTTGATAATGCACTTAAATAATCTCTAAAAAAGATTTCTCGTCGATCGTCTTTGGCGTCGGCAATGCCATTTTCGGTAATGTAAATGGGCACACCAAATTGTGCTACGTTACAAATTGCTTCATAAAGACCCTGTGCATACATTGGGTACGGCATATCAGTCATTACTTCACCATCCTTGCATGACGGCACCACAGCACCTTCACTCAAAACGTTCCAAGCCAATTGCTGAATGACTACGCGTGAGTAAAAATTTAAGCCAATAAAATCAAAGTATGGTTGTCGGTCTAATTCAAGCTTTGAAAACAAAATATGCACATCATCGGTTACTGAAACATTCGCAACAACCGGCACCAACCACGGAATTTTAAAAGAAAATTCACCGGTTTTTAAGAAGTTTAAAATGACATCATTGAAAACGTAATTGAGAAAAAAGGTTGGGGCTGCTTCAATGATATTCCAAGTGTTATAGGGCTCAAAAGTTAAGTACTGGTGCACCAAACCAATGTGCGCTTGCTGCCCACCAGGCATCGCTTTAAGCGTTCGATAGACCTGCACATGTGCGATGAGCATGTTGCGCAATACTTCACCCGCTTTTTGTAAATCACAAATTCCAGGAGGAAAAGCTTTGTTGATGTAACCTTGAAATATAAAAGGAGCTGGCTCATTAATCGTACACCACAGCTTTACTTTGCCGTTGAATTCTTGAAAAATTTTTACACAAAAGCTCTGAAAAATTGTAATATTTTCAAGCTTTTCAAAAGCTCCAAGCTCTTCGAACCATTGTGGATGCACAAAGTGATGCATCGTCACCATAGGAGTAATATTGTGCTTAAGCATCTCATCAATTTCTGCATGATAATGATCAAGTGCTGCTTGGTTAAATTGCCCCTGCTCCGGTTCGATCATGCTCCAGTCAAGCGAGAAGCGACAAGCGTTGAAGCCCAGATCTTTAACTAGCTTGATATCTTCAGCGTAACGATTCCAGTGATCACATGCCTTACCAGACATCTGTTCACCATGAATAGTAGGACTCCCTTCACGCTTAAAATTTTGCCATGCATTCCATTGGCAATCTTTTAGGGTATCACCTGAATTTTGAAATTCTGCCCAAGCAACGCCCATCAAGTTGGGGAGCTTCTTGAGCTCTTTCAATTGAGCATGAGGCGTTACCCAAATAAATGAGAACACCAAGAAAAGTAACGTTAATAAGCATCTTCGATTATTTTTTAAAAACATACATACTCTCCTGAACTGTTAATACATTTGTTGGCTCAAGGCTCTCAAAATCTATCTCCTTTGTCCATCACATGCAGGCTAAACACACCTAATAAAAACAGGTTTTTATAATCAAACAGAAAATATCTTGCAATCAAATATAATTTTGGTAAGATTAAAATATGTTGCCAAAGTAGTTTAATCCTTATGATAAGGAGTTTTTCATGAGCATGTTGTTTAATACAGCTCAACCCACCTCTCCTTCAAGCAGGTCATTATCTGCACCTATTCCTATGAGCTTTTCAATGCTCAAGGCAACCATTTCCTTCCACCATCATCCATACCATCCATCTCATTAATTCTCGGTCTTAGGACTGCGATTTATGTAACTTCAAACAGATAAAACTGTGTATCAGTTTGTGCTGTCTGTGCGTTTATTTTATAGCTTTAATCGTAATTTTTTTATTGACCAAAGCGTCAGCACAAAAGCTGATATCACGCTTTTTGTGACTCGAAAAAAAATTAATACTTTTTAAATAGAAATGAGTAACATCATGAAAAAAAAGATTGGAATTATTGGAGGCGCTGGCCCCATGGCAAGCTGCCTTTTATACCAAGAAATTATTCGTATATGCCAGAAGTCATATAGTTGTCAAAACGATCAAGACTTTCCTGAAATAGTTATTATTAATTATCCCTTTAGCAATATGCTGTGCATGGAAGACGTGCAACAAAACAAAGCATTGCTCATTAATGAGCTCCAAGAATGTTTTAATCGCCTTGAACAACAAAAAATTGATATTGCAGTTATTGCCTGCAACACCTTACACACATTTCTTAGTGACATCACAACAAATATTAAAATATTGATAGAAGTCGATAACGTTATTGCTCAATATATGAAGCAACAAAAATTAAAAAAAATTGCTGTTTTTTCAACTGAAACAACGATCGCTTTAGGGTTATACCAAAAACGATGCGGGGCGAATTCTATTATGTACACAAACGAACAAACAAAACTTACTCAAGTTATCAACAACATTCTTGCAGGCACTGTATCTGATTATGAAATAGATACTTTTTGCACAATTATAGAAGATTTGTATCAAAAAAGTTTATTTGATGGCCTTGTTCTTGGATGTACTGAACTATCGCTCATTTACGAACCTGTTGTACAATTTTTACAAAAACGATTTTCCAATGTAACGCTCATTGATACAACCCGCTTGCTTGCACAAACGGTTGTTCAAGCAAGCTTTATTTAAAAATTAGATAGGTTTATCTTGCACCGAATAATGCAACGTGATATGTTGTGCCAGGCTTAAAAATTCACCCTCTCCTGAAAGGTTTTATATGCTCAAGAAGCTTATTTTTTCACTCTTTGTTACAGGCTCATTGTTGCTCAGTAATCACTCAGTTCAAGCTATGGCTGATAAGCCATGGAAGAATACTCCACTGCGCAAAACAAATACCGATTGGTATACCTACACCGGTGAGCATGCATTGAATCCTGAAAAGATGCTTAAGATCCAACAGATGATTGATGAGCTTGCGTACATTCAGCTTCAATTCAAACAAGCAGATCTTGAACTTGAGCTTAAAAAAACCTTGTGCACCCGTCATAACGAGTTGGTGACAAAAGCTAAAGCCAAGCTCAAAGAAGCAAAAGCAATTCTTTTTACCGATAAAGATCGCCAGCTTTTGTTCATTGATAAAAAATATAAGAACCTTACTGAAGAATTCTGGGGGAAAATTGACACGCGAGTTTCTTTTAATTTTTTTGATTCCTCATTCTGGCAAGTTAAAGGATACATTCGAAATATTCACGCAAACTATCAAAAAAAGCTTTCTGTAAATCAACCCTTAAATCCATTAAAATGGCTTGAAGATGTATTAACTGACGGACTACCTGAATGGTTTGATCGGCTTGAAGAAATCCTCTTAGCCCCTTAAGCGAATAATTCGTTAAGAACCTAAGCCAGACTGGGTATATAAAGTACTCGGTTTGGCTATTTTTATACCAGAATATAATGAATTTGACAATTTGGCAATTATTGATATTCTGGATTTAGTATGTAAATAAGTAAAAAAGTAACGTATAGGAGGTTATAACGTTATGAAATTCTTAAATATCTCAAAATCAGCCCTTATTTTTGCACTAGTAACAAGTATTATTTCTGAACAAGCGTTGAGCATGGATCTTCCTGTCCCATCTGCTTCTGATCAACCAATAGCTCAGGTCAATGCAGTTGCAGTTGCTCCTGTTCAAGCAGTTCCAGCCAACACAACATCCAACCTGACAGATTGGGCAATTGCACTTGGAGCATCAAGCCTCCTTATGGCATGCGCTATTGCAAATGATACAACTGGGCTCTCTTACCCTCCATCAGTTCAAGCAATGTACCTTGCAGAAACAGTTGCAATTGCTGCCATTATGAAAAAATGGACTCCGATTGCTCAAGTTACGCGCGCAGGAATGTATCTTCCTGTTCGACTTGGCAAGTGGGCCCTTGGAATGAAATAAAAATTTTACAAATAAGCACGTTAATCAAAGAGGAAGTTTGAAGTTTTCAGCTTCCCCTTTTTTCTATTGATACCCCATTTTTGTTTCCAAACAGGTCATGATACAATCATTATGTAACTATTTCTGTGGGAGGAAATAATTTTAGGGGACACTATGAAAACATTTTATACTCTTGTTTTTTCACTCATTGCCATGACCGCATCAGTCAATCCTGATGCTGAATCAAAGCCAGACAAAAATTTTCTTGATCAACAAATAGCACTTGAAAACCTTATTGCTCGTTCAAAGCAACTTAATAAGTCAGATGTAATTTCAACACAGATCAATGTTGCAGAACATCAACTTCAGATACAAGCACTTGAAAAGCTTGTAGAACTTTCTGAAAAACTTAATAAAGGGTCTAAAAAAGAATCCACCAGATTTGCATTTAAAAATCTTATAAGTCCAAGCTATCTGCTTGAAAAAATGACTGCAGGAACTTTACATATTGGTGGAAAAGTCTATGACAAAAGCGAAGCCTTAATCATTAATGTTATCACCTGGTACATATTATTAAAATTGTTCTTTCCAGGAATGTTGACCGCAGCATCAACAGGATTTCAAGCTGCTCAAATAATTGATAGCGGTGTAAACTATGTCGCAAGTAC is a window encoding:
- a CDS encoding glycoside hydrolase family 1 protein — its product is MFLKNNRRCLLTLLFLVFSFIWVTPHAQLKELKKLPNLMGVAWAEFQNSGDTLKDCQWNAWQNFKREGSPTIHGEQMSGKACDHWNRYAEDIKLVKDLGFNACRFSLDWSMIEPEQGQFNQAALDHYHAEIDEMLKHNITPMVTMHHFVHPQWFEELGAFEKLENITIFQSFCVKIFQEFNGKVKLWCTINEPAPFIFQGYINKAFPPGICDLQKAGEVLRNMLIAHVQVYRTLKAMPGGQQAHIGLVHQYLTFEPYNTWNIIEAAPTFFLNYVFNDVILNFLKTGEFSFKIPWLVPVVANVSVTDDVHILFSKLELDRQPYFDFIGLNFYSRVVIQQLAWNVLSEGAVVPSCKDGEVMTDMPYPMYAQGLYEAICNVAQFGVPIYITENGIADAKDDRREIFFRDYLSALSKALEDGYDVRGWFYWSLMDNFEWNDGFTPRFGLYHVDFDTQARTLRPSVAWLQSLLQQRREIREISAP
- a CDS encoding aspartate/glutamate racemase family protein, with amino-acid sequence MKKKIGIIGGAGPMASCLLYQEIIRICQKSYSCQNDQDFPEIVIINYPFSNMLCMEDVQQNKALLINELQECFNRLEQQKIDIAVIACNTLHTFLSDITTNIKILIEVDNVIAQYMKQQKLKKIAVFSTETTIALGLYQKRCGANSIMYTNEQTKLTQVINNILAGTVSDYEIDTFCTIIEDLYQKSLFDGLVLGCTELSLIYEPVVQFLQKRFSNVTLIDTTRLLAQTVVQASFI